The Pelagovum sp. HNIBRBA483 sequence GACGATATTTATCACCCATGATCTGGACGAGGCCGTGCGTATTGGCGACCGCATCGCGATTATGCGTGACGGAAAATTGGTTCAGATGGGAACGCCTGAGGATATCGTCATGCATCCAGCCGACGATTACGTTGCCGACTTTGTGGCGGGCATATCGCGCTTAAAGGTCGTGCATGCCGGCGCCGTGATGCAGCCGATCGCGGACTACCTCGCGCAATCAGCGCCGATCCCCGCAAATGCGCCGCGGGTGGCCGGCAAAGAGACGCTGAGCAAGCTCATCAATTTGGCAATTGACGATGATGCCCCGATCCTCGTTCAGGACGAGGGCAAGGATGTCGGTGTTATCACCCGCGCTGATCTGTTGCGCACGGTTATTGAGGGGACGGAAGTATCATGACCGAGCAAACCGTTAATCCGCTGGACGATCCCAATAGTGAAGCTGCAATTAACTACGCAAAGGAAAGGCAGGAGAATATCCGCGCCTTTGTGGCGACAAGTGTGGTCTATTATATCGCGCAATTTGAAAAGATCGGCGCGTCGTCCCGCTTCACGCCGACATTCAATTTGATGGCGGGCCTTTTTGGTCCGATTTGGTTTGGTGCGCGGGGGTTATGGTCCTGGGCGCTGCCATTCTTGATCCTTGAAACGCTGGCATTTGTTCAGATTGCGCGCGGACTGTTCGGTGATCTTGCGGCCGATGCGATGGAGCGTATTGCCTCCATCGAAGGCACGCTTGAACTGCGCCGCCAGCAGCTCGCTGCGGCGATTGAGTCCGGGTCGGATCGGGTCGATGCCTTCCAACGTGCTGTTGACGGGTTGGAGGCCAATATCGGCGGGATCAGAGACGAGGCAGCCGCGCTTGCAGCTCAGGGTCCTTCGATTGCGTTTACCGGCTTGCTCATTCTTCTTTTGGCAAAAGCCGCGCAAGCGGTCGTCGCCAACTGGGCGCTGGAGGCGCGGTTTTCAGATTGGCTCTCTGATCGTTCTATCCGCTCTGGAATGGCCGTTTCACAGATTGCGTTCAGCGCGGCGTTCATGGCGCTGGTGGTCTTGGCGGCTATGGTTCACTACAGCCTGCCGGGACGTTTTGAATTACTGACAAACTTTCCGACGACCACCGGCATCCGGCTCACAAGCATCGAATGGGTTGAACGCTTCTTTGACTGGGCCGTGCTCAATGGGGATGCGCTGTTTGATGCGATTACATTCGTCATTCGGGCTGTGTTGGATGCTCTGGAGATTGTCTTTGTCAGCACGCCATGGATCGTCATCGCATCGCTTATAATCTTGCTCACATGGCTGACGGCTGGAGTGCGGATGGCGGTCTACTCGGGGGCGTTCCTCTCTTACATGGGGTTTTTGGGTTTTTGGGAAAAGGCGATGACGACGCTGGCGCTGTTGGGAACGGCAGCTTGTTTGTCGATCCTTATTGGCATCCCGCTTGGTATGTTTGCCGCCCGCCGTCCGCGGTTCTACTCATTCATTCAACCGATCATGGACTTCATGCAAACGATGCCAGCCTTCGTGTTCATGATCCCCGTCATCGCGTTTTTTGGCACGGGGAAACCAGCGGCCGTCGTCACAACGATGATCTTTGGCGGAACGCCGGTGGTGCGCCTGACCGTTCTAGGGCTGCGCGGTGTGCCCGAAAGCGTGCGGGAGGCGGCGATCTCGTTTGGGGCAAACAAATGGTACCTGCTGACCAAGGTAGACCTTCCGTTAGCAAGCCCGTCGATCCGCGCGGGTATCAACCAAACAATCATGCTCTCCCTCGCGATGGTTGTGGTCGCGTCGCTGATCGGTGCCAAGGGGTTGGGCGAGGACGTGCTTGAGGCGCTTCAATACGCCAATGTTGGCCAAGGCATCCTTGCAGGATTTGCAATTCTCTTCTGCGCGATGATCCTTGACCGGATCGTTCAGGGACAGCGCAAGTGACACCGCTTGTCCTTGTTCATGGGTTCATGGGCGGCGGAGCGCAGTGGGAAGGGCAAGTCAGCGCTTTTGCGGGGAAGCGCGACGTCATAGCGCTCGATCTGCCCGGCTTTGGTGCGAACAGCCACATGGAGCCAATCGACAGGATTGAAGGGTTTGCGCATTGGGTGGTTGATGCGCTGAACGGGCAGGGGCTCTCGCGCTTTCATCTGCTTGGTCACTCGATGGGCGGCATGATCGTGCAGGAAATCGCGCGGCTGGTGCCGGATCGGATCGAGAAACTGATCTTATACGCGACAGGCTCTGTTGGCGTTTTGCCGGGAAGGTTTGAAACCATTGCTGAAAGCAAGGCGCGTGCGCACAAGGATGGCGCGGCTGCGACCGCGCGCCGGATATCGGCGACCTGGTTCCTCGACTGGGAAGAAGCACCTGCATATGAAGGATGTGCTGCGATTGCTACTCGGGCCAGTGCAGGGGCTATTCAAGCAGGGCTGGATGCGATGGAAAAGTGGTCAGGGGCCGACAAACTGGACCGGATCAGCGCTCCTACGCTCGTGATTTGGGGTGATGGCGACCGGACTTACCCTTGGTCGCAGATCGAGCGATTATGGGCGCAGGTACCGTCCTGTAATCTGGCTGTCGTGCCGGAATGCGCACATGCGGTTCATCTGGAAAAGCCAGAATTATTCAACCAAATCGTCGATGATTTTCTGAGCTGAGTGGGTTTTAAGCAGAGCTTGGTTCTGCGGACGTTCTTATTGGCGAGGGTATCGGGGGCAACGGCCCCCGCACCATCTGTTTTCTATGCCAGAAGCGCGCGCGCATCCTCAGCCGTCAGCGGCGCTGGGCGCTCGCATGTTGTGCTCAGTTCAATCCACTTGCGGCTTTCTCCGGCCTCAAGAATGGATGTCATGACCTCCACCACATGGGTTGCAAGTTCCAAGCTGCACCGATGTGGGCGATCTTCGCTGAGAGCCGTTGCCATATCTGCAAGACCTGCACAGCGATAGTTGGCGCGGTCATTGTCGTTTGGCTCACTGAAGGCGTGGCCTCCGTGATCGCATTCCTGTGCGCTGCCGTCAGGCCCCACCAAGGCGACATCGCCGCCAAAGAAGTTCGGATCAGGAACATAGAGCGACCCCTCGCTGCCATAAAGCTCCATATTCGGGTGACGATGCGCCCACACATCCCAACTGGCGCTCAAAGTAATGACCGCTCCGTTTTGGAACTCGAGTATCGCATGGATGTTGGTTGGTGTTTCCACGGGGACCGTTTCGCCATTCCGCGGGCCATTGCCGATCGTGCGGGTCGCGAAGCTTGCCGTCGCGGCGGCTGTAACGGCTTTTACCGGCCCGATGAGTTGAACCAGATTTGTGATGTAATAGGGGCCCAAATCCAGAATTGGGCCGCCACCCTTTTGGAAGAAGAAATCCGGATTGGGGTGCCAAGCCTCCATCCCGTGCGACATTACATGGCACGTTCCACCAACGACGTCGCCAATTTTGCCTGCATCAAGCATCGCCCGCGCTGTCTGGTGCGCGCCGCCTAGGAAGGTATCTGGCGCAGAACCAACGCGAAGACCCTTCTGCGCCGCAAGGCTGCGCAACGCCTCGCCCTGCTCAAGCGACAGCACATAGGGTTTCTCGGAATAGGCGTGCTTTCCGGCTTCGAGAATTTGCCGCGTGACATCGAAATGTGCCGCCGGAACAGTGAGGTTCACGATGATGTCGATATCATCTGCTGCGAGCAACTCGTCCACCGAGCAAGCGCGCACACCAAACTTGGCGGCGCGCGTTTGCGCATTTGCCAAATTCAGGTCTGCGACAGCTCTGACCTCAAGCCCTTTGAACAGGGGCGCCAGACGCAGGTAGGCAGCAGAGATATTCCCGCATCCGATGATGCCGATGCCAGTCATTGAAGTCATCTTCTTTCCTTACAACTCGCGGATTGTCTCGATCGAACGTTTTGCGAAACGCATCAGATCGTTGGGGTTGTCATGCTCGGCAACCAAGAGATTGACGCCCTGTGCTTTCAGCGCCGCCATGATCGCAGGCCAGTCCATCGTGCCATGCCCGACATCGGCCCAGCCGTCCTCATCAGTGCAGGTGCCTTCTGCGGCAATGTCTTTGACATGCGCGGCCGTTATGCGCCCCTTGTAGCGCTCGATCCAAGCGAGCGGTTCCGCGCCGCCGCGCACGATCCATGCGATATCGGCTTCCCAATCTATGGAGGGGGCATGCTCGAGCAGCAGCTCCATCGCAATTTCACCGCCGGGTAAGGGCATGAATTCCCAATGATGATTGTGCCATCCAAACTTGAAGCCAGCGTCGTTGACTCGTTTGCCAGCCTCTTCCAGCCGCTTTGCAAGCGAGATCCACGCAGCGGCGTCACCGCCATTGCGGAGGTCGTCTTCCGGTGCGGGGCAGAAGACGGTTGTCATACCAAGGGTTTTCGCCGCCGCAATCGAGGTATCAAATCCGTCCTCAAAGCTGCTGATCGGGAAGAAGTGCCCCGATGGCATCGACAGGCCGTTCTCGTCGAGAAGGGCTTTCGTTGCGCTTGGGTCTTCGTAGACGCCGCCGAAGCCTTCAACCTGTGTATATCCGAGGCTGGCAATCGTCTTGTAGACGTCGCTCCAAGGCGTGAAATTGCGCGCAGAGTAGAGCTGGAAAGAGATATCCATTTGAGTTCCTGTCTTGGGGTCCGCTGAGCTTTAGAGGCGCAGTTCGGAAGTTTTGCCAAAAAGGGAAGCCTTGGAGGGGTCAAGCCCCAAGGTGAGGTGATCGCCGACCTTGACCCGTGCTTGCCCGTCCATGCGGGCGCGGAAATGATGGTCTGCAACGACCACATCGATGAGCGTGTCAGACCCGGTAGGTTCCACCAGATCTACAGTTGCTTCGACCTGGTAGGGGGCCTTGGCGGCCAGTTCACCTGTAATGACGTGTTCGGGGCGTATGCCGATTGTGGCTGGCCCTTCCGGTTGTACGCCGCCATTGAAGCTGTAGCCGTCGAGGGGGATGCGGAGATCGCCTGTTTCGAAATGGCCGGCACGAATGGTTCCTTCGAGGAAATTCATCGAGGGCGAGCCGATGAAGTCGGCGACGTAGCGATTGAGCGGTCGGTTATAGATTTCATCTGGCGACGCCAGTTGCATGATCTGACCGCCTTTCATGATTGCGATCCTGTCGGCCAAAGTCATCGCCTCGATCTGGTCATGGGTGACATAGATCATCGTGTTTCCAAGGCTGTGGTGCAGGCGCTTGATCTCGACCCTGAGATCGGCGCGCAGCTTGGCATCGAGGTTCGAGAGTGGTTCGTCGAACAAAAAGACGTCAACATCCCGCACAAGCGCCCGGCCGATGGCAACGCGCTGGCGCTGGCCGCCGGAAAGCGCTGCCGGCTTACGCTTTAGGAGCGGTTCGATCTGGAGGATTTCGGCAGCCCGTTTGACCCGCGCGGCGATTTCCTGCTTTGGCATCTTGGCGTTTTTCAGGCCAAAGGTCAGGTTCCCCTCAACCGTCATCTGCGGGTACAGCGCATAGGATTGGAAAACCATGCCAATACCGCGTTCGGAGGGTTCGGCCCAAGTCACGTTCTTGCCGTTGATGTGAATTTGGCCGTCGGTGACATCGAGCAGGCCAGCGATACAGTTCAGCAAGGTTGATTTTCCGCACCCTGACGAGCCGAGCAGCACGAGAAACTCGCCCTGGGCGATTTCAAGGTTCAAGTCTTCCAGAACCTTCACAGCTCCGAAATGCAGATCGAGATTTTTGATTTCGACGGAATTGGTCATGTCTTAGCCTTTCACGGCACCGGCGGCGATGCCGCGCACAAAGAGTTTGCCGGATACGAAATAGATGGTGAGCGGAACGAGAGCGGTGATGATCGTCGCCGCCATGTTGACGTTATATTCCTTCACCCCTTGCGTGGTGTTGACGATGTTATTGAGGGCAACGGTCATCGGATAGGCTTCGGGACCAGTGTAAACGACGCCGAAGAGGAAATCGTTCCAGATACCCGTGACCTGAAGGATCACCGCGACGGTGAAAATCGGCAATGACATTGGCAAGAGCACGCGGAAGTAGATTCCCCAAAAGCCCGCGCCATCGACACGCGCCGCTTTAAACAGTTCCTCGGGCAACGAGGTGAAATAGTTCCGGAACAGAAGTGTCAGGATCGGCATGCCAAAGATCGTATGCACGATGACAAGGCCGCTGAGATCACCGTAAAGCCCAAGCTCCCTCAGCATGATGACGATTGGGTAGAGCATCACCTGATAGGGAATGAAGGCTCCAAAGATGAGGATGGTGAAAAAGACATTCGCCCCCTTGAAGCGCCAGTTAGCGAGGGCATAGCCGTTCACGCTGGCGATGATGATCGAAAGGATGACAGAAGGCACGGTGATCTGAACCGAGTTCCAGAAGTAGGAACTAAGGCCATTACAGTTCAATCCAGTGCAGGCTTCGCCCCAAGCCTTAACCCATGGCTCGAACGTTACCTCGACGGGGGGCGAGAAGATGTTGCCCAACCGGATTTCCGGCAGTCCCTTCAGCGACGTGACGATCATCACATAGAGCGGGATCGCATAATAGATCGTCACCAGCAGCAGCGTGCCGTAGAGAAATATATTGCGACGGGAGAAGGCGCGGCGCGGTTTTGCACCACGGGGGCCTTCGAGAACGGCTTTGTGCAGATTAGCCATGTTTCTTCTTGCCTCCGAATTCGAGCATCGCCCAAGGGATAACGACAAGCGCCACCGTCACCAGCATCATGGTCGATGCGGCAAAGCCTTGGCCGAGGTTATTGTTCCGGAACATCATGTCGTAGACGTATTTCGCGGGAACTTCTGTCGCGATACCGGGGCCGCCACCCGTTTGGGCGACGATCAGGTCGAACACCTTGACGATTCCGGTCACGACCAGAACGAGCGTGGTGATGAACACCGGGCGCATCATCGGGATCACGATAAAAATATAGGTCTTCCAAGCGGGGATACCGTCAACGCGCGAGGCTTTCCAAACCTCTTGGTCGATCCCGCGCAGGCCTGCGAGCATCAGAACCATCACCAAGCCGCTGCCTTGCCACAGCCCTGCGATCAGAACCCCGAAAATCGCGATATCGGCGTTGTAGAGAGGGTTGAAAGTGAAGCTTTCCCATCCGGCGTTCTGGACGATTTTCTCAATGCCAAACTCGGGGTTGAGAATCCACTGCCAGACCAGTCCGGTGACTACGAAACTCATGGCATAAGGGTAGAGGATCACCGTGCGAACAGTGTTTTCGAAACGAATTTTCTGATCAAGGAGGGCTGCAAGAATAAAGCCGATGATGAATACCAAAATCAGCATCGAAAACCCGTAAATCGCCAGATTTTCAATCGAAATGAGCCATTTCTTGGTGCCCCATAGGCGCTCGTATTGATCGAGCCCGACCCATTTCATGCGGGGTAGAAGGCCCGACTTGGTGAAGCTGTAGACAATTGTCCAGGCGGTGCCTCCGACGAATACGAAAAGCGCCGTGACGATCATCGGAATTGCCGAGATCTTGGCGTTCATATTTCGGAATAGCTGGTTTGGCCGTTGTGCCGCCATCGTGCTCCCCTCTCCCGCAGTTTGGTTGCACGGGCCTGCGCGTGTGCAGGCCCGTGCGCGTTGCGTGATTATTCAGCGTCGGCGATGATTTCCGCAAACTCTGCCTGAGCATCCGCTGCCGAGATCGAACCGTCAGCGAAGAACTCAGTGAACAGCGTATTGATCTGGTTCACCGTATCCGGCGTGATCAGCATCGTCGGATCAGGCAGGAGCGCGCCATCGGCGAGCAGGGCCAGACCCTTCTGCATGCAGTCGTTCGCGGCGGAGAGGTCGATATCACCGCGGACGGGAAGCGATCCTTTGGCAAGGTTGAACGACACCTGTACATCCGGCTTCAGAAGCAGAGCCGCAAGCTCGGCCTGTGCCGCTGCTTGCTCTTCATCATCAAGCACGGGGAAGTAGAAGGCATCACCGCCGGTGGAGAGGCGTGGGTTTGTACCCAGACCTGGCAGACAGCTGTAGTCTTCGCCTGCGACGGAGCCAGCAACGGCAAATTCGCCCTGTGCCCAGTCACCCATGATCTGACCGCCAGCCTGACCGGTGATTACGAGGTTGGTCGCATCGTTCCAGTTTTGCACGGTCGAATTGGCGGACATGGAGCGTGCTGCATCAGCCGCCGCGAAAACGGAAGCCACCTCGGCGCCGCCAGCGACGTCTGCATCCTTGTCACCATAGACGGACAAGAAGATGTCGCTCGGCAGAAGGCTCGCCATCATCACGTTGAACGCGCCGGACTGTTGCCAACCTTCCTGACCCATCGCCATTGGGATCTTCCCTGCGGCTTCGAGCGCATCTGCAGAGTCTGCGAATTCTGCCCAGTTTGCTGGTACGTCGAGGCCCGCATCCGCAAACGCTTTGTGCGAAACCCAGAGCCACTGCCATGAGTGGATGTTGACCGGCGCGCAGTAAACGCGGCCATCGACCGTGCAAGATTCAAGCAGGGACGACGGGTTGACGAGGTCCAGCCAGCCTTCAGCTTCGGCAATATCGGTGATGTCGCGCAGTAAACCGGCTTCGATCAGCTCTTCAGCTTGGCGGCCATGGTTGAACTGGAAAGCCCCCATTGGATCGCCGCCGGTAATCCGGCTGATCATCACGGCGCGGGCATTTTCACCACCGGCGATAGCGGCATCCACCCATGTGTGGCCCGTTGCATCGAATGCCTTGGCGAATTCCGCCACAGCGGCAGCTTCGCCACCTGATGTCCACCAGTGCATAACTTCGAGTTCAGTTGCGTTCGCAATGGTGGCGCTAGCGCTAACAAGCGCGGTCGCGGTCAAAAGTTTCTTGGTTAGTTTCACGATTATACCTCCCTAGCTATATCGTTATAGAAATCACTACATCGTTTTAGATTTGCCTTGCAAGTAGTTTTTGAACCTGTTTCGATGAGATTGCGCAATATTCGTAAAAGCGAATGAGTCGTGCTCCCGTGCGGGCTTGAAACGAAGGTGAAAATAGCCGAAGCCAAGCTATGTGGGGCATATAAACAAGGACGAAGACGTGCCTGAAGAGTTGAAAACGCCTGCCGGAATGTCGGCGCGAGATCTGCTGGAGCCGGGTGAAAAACCGACGCTCAAGACCCTTTCGCGGCTAAGCGGCATGGCGGTGCCAACCGTCTCGCGGGCGCTGAAAGACGCGCCGGATATCAGTGACGCGACCAAAGAGAAAGTCCGGCGAATCGCGGCAGAGGTTGGTTATGTGCCGAACCGCGCCGGCGTCCGCCTGAGAACGGGCAAAACAAATGTCATTGCGCTGGTGCTTGGCTTGGACCGTCACATGATGACACACACCTCGGACCTGATCCGTTCAGTTTCTGAGGGCTTGGTGGGCACACCGTACCACCTGATTGTCATGCCGCGTCTATCAGACAAGCAACCGCTCGAGCGCATTCGCTACATCGTCGAAACCGGCTCAGCTGACGGTGTCATAATGAACCAGACAAGCGAAAACGATCCGCGCGCGGCGTTCATGATGGAGCGTCAATTTCCGTTCGCGACGCATGGCCGGACCTCATTGGAAACGCCCCATGCATTTTATGACTTTGATAACTGGGCATTTGCACGTCAGGCATTGCAGAAACTCGCGTCGCGCGGGCGCAGGAAGGTTCTGACGATCCTGCCGCCATCGGATCACTTCTACAGTCAGGACACGCTGAGCGGCCTGAAAGAAGGGGCGGTGCAAACGGGCATAGAGCTCCGCTTCAACGAAAAGGTCGATAGTGACTCGGATATCGAGTTGATCGAGCAGCACATCCTTGAGCGGCTCAAAGATGAGCCGGAGATTGACGCAATCATCGGCTCCTCAACCGCAGCCGTGATGGCCGCTGTCAACGCAGCGGAAGCGATGGGCCGGACCATCGGCAGCGATACGGATGTGGTTGGCCGTGACTCGATCCGCTTCCTCAAGCAGTTCCGAAAAGAGGTCATTGCGGTGCATGAGGATGTCACGAAGGCGGGCCATTTCCTTGCTGGCGCGATATTGAGCGCCATTGCGGACCCTGAAGCGCCGCCGCTTCAAGGAATGGATATTCCGCAAGGCGAATTTCTTTAATTTTCGACAAAGTGGAGGGTCGAATGCCATCACAAATCAAGGGTCCAGCGCTGTTCTTGGCGCAATTTGCGGGGGATGAGGCCCCGTTCAACACGCTGGGCGGGATCGCGAAATGGGCGGCCGATCTGGGCTACAAGGGGGTGCAAATTCCCTCGTTCGACGCGCGGCTTTTCGATCTCGATAAAGCAGCCGAAAGCCAGGATTATTGTGACGAGGTGAAAGGAATTTGCGCCGAGGCGGGTGTCGAGATCACCGAGCTTTCGACCCATCTGCAGGGGCAACTCGTCGCGGTAAACCCAGCATATGATACGGCTTTTGACGCATTTGCACCGGCGAGCGTTCATAGAAACCCGAAAGCACGGCAGGCATGGGCCGTGGAGCAGGTCAAGAAAGCGGCCAATGCATCGCGGCGCCTTGGCCTTGATCATACGGTGAGCTTTTCCGGCTCACTTGCCTTTCCTTATCTTTATCCGTGGCCGCAACGCCCTGATGGCCTGATTGGGGAAGCCTTCGCCGAGCTTGCCCGCCGCTGGCTGCCGATCTTTGATCGCTACGCGGACTTGGGCGTCGATATCGGTTTTGAGTTGCATCCCGGCGAGGATCTCTTTGACGGGGCAACGTGGGAGATGTTTCTTGATCGTGTGAAGGGCCATAAAGCGGCGATGATCAACTATGATCCGTCGCATTTCCTGCTTCAGCAGATGGACTATCTGGCTTTTATCGACCTCTACCATGACAGGATCAACGCCTTTCATGTGAAGGACGCAGAGTTCAATCCTGATGGTCGTCAGGGGGTCTATTCCGGCTATCAGCCTTGGGCGCAGCGGGCAGGGCGGTTCCGTTCCTTGGGAGATGGGCAGGTCGATTTTGCCGCGATCTTTTCTAAGCTGACACAATATGGTTATGACAGTTGGGCGGTTCTCGAATGGGAGTGCTGCGTGAAATCGGCAGAGCAGGGGGCCGCAGAAGGCGCGCCCTTCATTGAAAGCCATCTGATCGAGCCGCCTGCGCGCGCATTTGACGATTTTGCAGGCGGCGAAAGGGATGAGGCGCAAATCAAAAGGATGCTTGGACTATGACGAGGCTCAAACTAGGCATGGTTGGCGGCGGGCAGGGGGCCTTTATCGGAGGTGTTCACCGGATTGCCGCGCGCCTTGATGGCAAGTGGGACTTGGTGGCAGGCGCTTTGTCGTCGGATCCCGACCGCGCCGCGGCCAGCGCCGTGGAGTTGGGCATCGCGCCCGAGCGGTCCTATGCGTTATACGAGGAGATGGCGCAGGCTGAGGCCGCCCGGCCCGACGGTATTGATGCGGTTGCCATCGTGACGCCGAACCATGTGCATGCGGGACCGGCGGTCGCGTTCCTGAACGCAGGTATCAATGTTATTTGCGACAAACCGCTTGCCGCCACCGCAGAGCAGGCCGCAGCGATCCGTGCGGCGGCGGAGGCCTCCAAGGCGCGTTTCTTCCTGACCCACAATTACACCGGCTATCCGCTTATGCGGCAGGCGCGGGCGATGATCGCGCGGGGCGCGTTGGGGCGGCTGCGGGTCATTCAGGCAGAGTATGCGCAAGATTGGCTGGCTGAAGAGACATCGAACAAACAGGCGGACTGGCGGACCGACCCCGCGCAATCCGGTGCCGGTGCAATTGGTGATATCGGCACACATGCATTTAATCTTCTGTCATTTGTCTCGGGTCTGGAGGCGGAAGCGCTGATGGCGGAGCTGCATTCTTTCGTTGATGGCCGCCGCGTGGATGACAATGCCCATATCATGCTGCGCATGGCAGGTGGCGCACGCGGCATGCTCTGGGCCAGTCAGGTCGCCGTCGGCAATGAAAACGCCCTGCGCCTGCGGATCTTTGGTGATAAGGGCGGCATCGAATGGGCGCAGGAAAATCCCAACGTGATGACCGTGACCCGTTTTGGTGAGCCTAAGCAGATCATCACCCGCGGCGGGGCCGGTCTGGGGGAGGGAGCGGCTGACGGAACCCGCATCCCGCCCGGGCATCCGGAGGGCTATCTGGAAGGGTTTGCCAATCTCTACAGTGATGCGGCCGATGTGATCGCGGGGGGCAGTGACGGCGCGTATCTGCCCGGACTCCGCGAAGGGCTGGACGGCATGTGGTTTATCGCGGCCTGTCAGCAAAGCTCGGCGCAAGGCGGTGTGTGGGTGGCGCGGTAGGGGGCGCTAACCCGTCGCGCGGACGTGATTGTTTGCGACCTGAACGCGGGTTTGTTGGCCCATCAGGTCAAGAAGCACCCAGACACGCAGATCCGGCGTGATCGTCTCGACGGTTGCGACGAAATTGGCAAATGGGCCGGAAAGGATTTCGACAGCGCTACCGGCTGTCAGCACCGGCGCCGGCTGCAAAACACCGTCTGCATCGCAGCGGGCTGCGAGGTCATCAATCAGTGCCGATGGCACTGCGCGTGGCCGCTGATCAAAGCTCACCAATCGGCTCACCCCCGAAGTTGCGTTTATTTTCCGCCACGGCGCGGATGCCGGGTCGAAGCCGACGAAGAGATATCCGGGAAAGAGGGGGCGAAGCGCCTCGACGAAACGCCCGGATTGGCGGCGGGTGACCCGATGCTGCGGCA is a genomic window containing:
- a CDS encoding LacI family transcriptional regulator → MPEELKTPAGMSARDLLEPGEKPTLKTLSRLSGMAVPTVSRALKDAPDISDATKEKVRRIAAEVGYVPNRAGVRLRTGKTNVIALVLGLDRHMMTHTSDLIRSVSEGLVGTPYHLIVMPRLSDKQPLERIRYIVETGSADGVIMNQTSENDPRAAFMMERQFPFATHGRTSLETPHAFYDFDNWAFARQALQKLASRGRRKVLTILPPSDHFYSQDTLSGLKEGAVQTGIELRFNEKVDSDSDIELIEQHILERLKDEPEIDAIIGSSTAAVMAAVNAAEAMGRTIGSDTDVVGRDSIRFLKQFRKEVIAVHEDVTKAGHFLAGAILSAIADPEAPPLQGMDIPQGEFL
- a CDS encoding sugar phosphate isomerase/epimerase family protein, which encodes MPSQIKGPALFLAQFAGDEAPFNTLGGIAKWAADLGYKGVQIPSFDARLFDLDKAAESQDYCDEVKGICAEAGVEITELSTHLQGQLVAVNPAYDTAFDAFAPASVHRNPKARQAWAVEQVKKAANASRRLGLDHTVSFSGSLAFPYLYPWPQRPDGLIGEAFAELARRWLPIFDRYADLGVDIGFELHPGEDLFDGATWEMFLDRVKGHKAAMINYDPSHFLLQQMDYLAFIDLYHDRINAFHVKDAEFNPDGRQGVYSGYQPWAQRAGRFRSLGDGQVDFAAIFSKLTQYGYDSWAVLEWECCVKSAEQGAAEGAPFIESHLIEPPARAFDDFAGGERDEAQIKRMLGL
- a CDS encoding Gfo/Idh/MocA family protein encodes the protein MTRLKLGMVGGGQGAFIGGVHRIAARLDGKWDLVAGALSSDPDRAAASAVELGIAPERSYALYEEMAQAEAARPDGIDAVAIVTPNHVHAGPAVAFLNAGINVICDKPLAATAEQAAAIRAAAEASKARFFLTHNYTGYPLMRQARAMIARGALGRLRVIQAEYAQDWLAEETSNKQADWRTDPAQSGAGAIGDIGTHAFNLLSFVSGLEAEALMAELHSFVDGRRVDDNAHIMLRMAGGARGMLWASQVAVGNENALRLRIFGDKGGIEWAQENPNVMTVTRFGEPKQIITRGGAGLGEGAADGTRIPPGHPEGYLEGFANLYSDAADVIAGGSDGAYLPGLREGLDGMWFIAACQQSSAQGGVWVAR
- a CDS encoding transcription termination/antitermination protein NusG, yielding MQNKPDLQWFLAQLKPNAQRIAVRNLDRQGFATFLPQHRVTRRQSGRFVEALRPLFPGYLFVGFDPASAPWRKINATSGVSRLVSFDQRPRAVPSALIDDLAARCDADGVLQPAPVLTAGSAVEILSGPFANFVATVETITPDLRVWVLLDLMGQQTRVQVANNHVRATG